A single Larimichthys crocea isolate SSNF chromosome VIII, L_crocea_2.0, whole genome shotgun sequence DNA region contains:
- the tead1b gene encoding transcriptional enhancer factor TEF-1 isoform X9, whose amino-acid sequence MERMSDSADKPVDNDAEGVWSPDIEQSFQEALAIYPPCGRRKIILSDEGKMYGRNELIARYIKLRTGKTRTRKQDQAVKDKALQSMASMSSAQIVSATAIHNKLGLPGIPRPAFPGAGLWQGMISTGQPGSSQDIKPFTQQAYPIQPAVTTAISSYEPTAAPAPTAPAWQGRSIGTSKLRLVEFSAFLEQQRDPDSYNKHLFVHIGQTNHSYTDALLESVDIRQIYDKFPEKKGGLKELYGKGPQNSFFLIKFWADLNCNIQDDTGSFYGVTSQYESSENMTITCSTKVCSFGKQVVEKVETEYARFENGRFVYRISRSPMCEYMINFIHKLKHLPEKYMMNSVLENFTILLVVTNRDTQETLLCMACVFEVSNSEHGAQHHIYRLVKE is encoded by the exons ATGGAGCGGATGAGCGACTCGGCAGACAAGCCTGTAGACAATGATGCAGAGGGGGTGTGGAGCCCTGATATTGAACAGAGCTTCCAGGAGGCCCTGGCCATCTATCCTCCTTGTGGACGCAGGAAGATCATCCTCTCTGATGAGGGAAAGATGTATG GTCGAAATGAGCTGATAGCCAGATACATCAAGCTTCGGACCGGGAAGACGAGGACTCGGAAGCAG GACCAAGCAGTGAAGGACAAAGCCCTCCAGAGTATGGCCTCCATGTCCTCGGCTCAGATAGTCTCTGCCACAGCTATTCACAACAAGCTTGGACTACCAGGCATCCCACGCCCAGCCTTCCCTGGAGCCGGG TTATGGCAGGGTATGATATCGACTGGCCAGCCAGGATCCTCACAAGA TATTAAGCCTTTCACACAACAAGCCTATCCCATCCAGCCAGCAGTCACAACAGCCATTTCAA GTTATGAGcccacagcagctccagctcccACGGCACCAGCATGGCAGGGCCGCTCCATCGGTACCTCCAAACTCCGACTGGTGGAGTTCTCCGCCTTCCTAGAGCAACAGAGAGACCCAGACTCA TACAACAAGCACCTATTTGTACATATCGGACAGACAAATCATTCCTACACCGACGCCCTGCTGGAGTCGGTAGACATTCGTCAGATTTATGACAAATTCccagaaaagaaaggaggactGAAGGAGCTGTACGGAAAAGGTCCCCAGAATTCCTTCTTCCTTATAAAATTCTGG GCTGACTTGAACTGCAACATTCAAGATGATACTGGATCTTTCTACGGAGTCACAAGTCAGTATGAGAGCTCAGAGAACATGACCATCACATGTTCAACAAAGGTCTGCTCCTTTGGCAAGCAGGTGGTGGAGAAAGTTGAG aCTGAATATGCACGGTTTGAGAACGGACGCTTTGTCTACCGGATAAGCCGATCACCCATGTGTGAATACATGATCAACTTCATCCATAAGCTAAAACATCTGCCAGAGAAATATATGATGAACAGTGTGCTGGAAAACTTCACTATCTTATTG GTGGTGACGAACAGGGACACCCAGGAGACGCTGCTATGTATggcgtgtgtgtttgaagtttcaaacagtgaacacggcgcCCAGCATCATATCTACAGACTGGTAAAGGAATGA